A genome region from Thalassococcus arenae includes the following:
- the modA gene encoding molybdate ABC transporter substrate-binding protein translates to MRLIPFIFLIFALPLQAETVTVFAAASLGDALADAAQPWQEATGHDVVISAAGSATLARQIDLGAPADLFVSANAEWMDWLADRRRIDTATRRVLAGNTLVLAMPSLGGTDQEITPDYPLLAMLGDGRLATALTDAVPAGIYAKQALQSLGFWDAVKDRLAETDNVRAALALVALGEVPLGIVYATDVLAEPGVLVVGRFPAGSHDPITYPAAVIAESARRDSAVSLLDWLSGPQAQAVLAAHGFEAAR, encoded by the coding sequence ATGCGCCTGATCCCGTTCATCTTTCTCATCTTCGCCTTGCCATTGCAGGCCGAGACGGTGACGGTCTTTGCTGCCGCGTCGCTGGGCGACGCGCTGGCCGACGCGGCGCAGCCTTGGCAAGAGGCGACGGGCCATGACGTGGTGATCTCGGCTGCGGGCAGCGCCACGCTGGCGCGGCAGATCGACCTGGGCGCGCCGGCCGATCTGTTCGTTTCGGCCAATGCCGAATGGATGGACTGGCTGGCCGATCGCAGGCGAATCGACACTGCGACACGGCGGGTTCTGGCGGGCAACACACTGGTGCTGGCGATGCCCAGCCTCGGCGGGACCGACCAGGAAATCACGCCGGATTACCCGCTGCTGGCGATGCTGGGCGACGGACGCCTGGCCACGGCGCTGACCGATGCCGTGCCGGCGGGCATCTATGCCAAGCAGGCGCTGCAATCGCTGGGATTCTGGGATGCAGTCAAGGACCGGCTGGCGGAAACCGACAACGTGCGCGCGGCGCTGGCGCTGGTGGCCCTGGGCGAGGTCCCGCTGGGCATCGTCTATGCCACCGACGTGCTGGCCGAACCCGGTGTGCTGGTGGTCGGTCGTTTTCCGGCGGGCAGCCACGACCCGATCACCTATCCCGCCGCGGTGATCGCCGAAAGCGCGCGGCGGGACAGTGCGGTTTCCCTGCTGGACTGGCTGAGCGGACCACAGGCGCAGGCGGTGCTGGCCGCGCATGGCTTCGAGGCGGCGCGCTGA
- a CDS encoding ImuA family protein has translation MTFADPLLTRRHHTSPPALTLWDEVTLPLARVHEICGRARRTLALRIAAAAGRPVFWIAPAWGTDPLNPDGVAALCPPQDITFVTPHRTEDLLWCMEEILRSGAVPVVVADLPEPPAMTPVRRLHLAAERGAGEGRCRPLGLLLAPGAGGAPGIETRWRMEPDHAPGRDTWRLDRLRARMVPPRSWRLEDNRLTRAPDHQPA, from the coding sequence ATGACCTTCGCCGATCCCCTTCTGACCCGCCGCCACCACACATCCCCGCCCGCGCTGACGCTGTGGGACGAGGTCACGCTGCCGCTGGCGCGGGTGCACGAGATCTGCGGCCGGGCGCGGCGCACGCTGGCGCTGCGGATCGCCGCCGCGGCGGGGCGCCCGGTCTTCTGGATCGCCCCGGCCTGGGGCACCGATCCGCTCAATCCCGACGGGGTGGCCGCATTGTGCCCGCCGCAGGACATCACCTTCGTCACCCCGCACCGCACCGAAGACCTGCTTTGGTGCATGGAGGAAATCTTGCGCTCGGGCGCCGTGCCGGTGGTGGTGGCCGATCTGCCCGAACCGCCTGCCATGACGCCGGTGCGGCGGCTACACCTGGCCGCCGAACGCGGCGCGGGCGAGGGGCGCTGCCGGCCACTGGGGTTGCTGCTCGCCCCCGGTGCCGGCGGCGCCCCGGGGATCGAGACGCGCTGGCGGATGGAACCCGACCACGCGCCGGGCCGCGATACCTGGCGGCTCGACCGGCTGCGCGCCCGCATGGTGCCGCCCCGATCCTGGCGTCTGGAAGACAACCGGCTGACCCGCGCGCCCGATCATCAGCCCGCCTGA